The following DNA comes from Acidimicrobiales bacterium.
CGGGAAGTCGGGGACCGGCTCGGCCTGCTCGGGCACCTCGTGGAGGGTCACGAAGCCGGTCATCCGGCAGGCCCGCCGCACCGTCGCCCCGGCCACGCCGTGGAGCGGGGTGTAGGCCACCTGCACCGGCGCCTGGTCGCCACGGCCCCGCAGCACGGTGGCCAGCAGCTCGGTCAGGTACTCGTCGACGATGTCGAGGCTGACCCGCTGGATCAGGGGGTTGGCCGCGCCGCTGAGCGGGACCTGGGACAGGGGGCCGGCCGCCTCCATGTGGGCCACGATGGCGGAGGCCTGGTCCACGTCCACCTGGCGCCCCTCGCCGTCGTACACCTTGTAGCCGTTGTCGGTGGCCGGGTTGTGGCTGGCCGTCACCATGATGCCGGCGGCCGCCCCCAGGTGGCGGACGGCGTAGGCCAGCACCGGCGTGGGCACCAGGTCGGGGAGGACGTGGACGGCCAGGCCGTGCCCGGCCAGGACCTCGACGGCCTCGGTCTCGAACACCTCGCTGCCGTAGCGGGCGTCTCGCCCGATGACCACCCCGCCCCGGGGATCGCCGGCGCCGCCGGCCAGGACCCAGCCGGCCACGCCGGCCGTGGCCCGGCGGACCACGGCCCGGTTCATGCGGTTGGGCCCGGGACCCAACGGGCCCCGCAGGCCGGCCGTGCCGAAGGCCAGGGCGGTGCGGAACAGCTCCCGCAGCTCCGCCGCGGCCTCCTCCTCGCCGTCCTCGACCCGGTAGACCAGGAGCTGGAGGGTGCGGGCGTCGGAGGGCTTCGGGTCCTCGGCCACCCAGGTCCGCACCCGGGCCAGCAGGGCGTCGAGCTCGGGGTTCCCGGTGATCGGTCCCATCGACACGCCGCCGATCAGGCGTCGACCAGGTGGAGGAGCTGGGCCAGCGACAGGCCGGGCCGGGCGCCGGTGTGGCCGAGGACGGCGGCGGCGGCCACCGAGCCCAGCCGCCCGCACCGATCCAGGCCCATGCCCTGGGTGTAGCCGTAGAGGAAGCCGGAGGCGTAGAGGTCGCCGGCGCCGGTGGTGTCGACCCGCTTGGGCACCTCGTGGGCGGCGACGTGGTGGGTGGTGTCGCCGGCCACCACCACCGAGCCGTGGCGGCCCTTGGTGACGCAGGCGATCTTGCACCGGCCCCGGACCTTGGCCACCGCGTCCTCGACGTCGTCGACCTGGTAGAGCCGGGTGATCTCGTCGGTGTTGGCGAAGAGGATGTCGACCCCGCCGTCGATGAGGGCCAGGAAATCGTCGCGGTGGCGCTCGACGCAGAAGCCGTCGGACAGGGTGAGGGCCACCTCGCGCCCGGCCTCGTGGGCCGCCGCGGTGGCCACCCGGTAGGCGGCCTTGGCGTCGTCGCGGTCGAACAGGTAGCCCTCCAGGAACGTGACCTGCGAGTCCCGGACCAGGTCGAGGTCGACGTGGTCGGGGCCGAGCAGCGACGACGCCCCGAGGTAGGTGCTCATGGTGCGCTGGGCGTCGGGGGTGACGACGATGAGGCACCGCCCGGTGGCCGGGCCGCTGGTGGCCCGGGGCGAGGTGAAGGCCACATCCAGCGAGGACAGGTCGTGGGCGAACACGGTGCCCAGCTCGTCGTCGTGGACCCGGCCGATGTAGGCGGCCCGGCCGCCGAAGGAGGCCACGCCGACCAGGGTGTTGGCCGCCGAACCCCCGGACATCTCGGTCCGGTGGGCCATGGCCCGGTACAGCTCCTCGACCCGGTCGTCCTCGACCAGGGCCATGGAGCCCTTGGTCAGGTCGTGGGTGTCGAGGAAGGCGTCGTCCTCGTGGCTGAGGACGTCGACCAGGGCGTTGCCGATGCCGACGACGTCGTAGGAGGGCGTGGTCACGGGCCGCGACCCTACCGGGGCCCGCGGCCCGACCCGGACCGCGCCGCCCGGGAGGCCGGCCCCGGCCCGTCGGCCCCCCGCACCGGCGACCCGGCCCGGTACTGTGACCAGCGCAACAGCCCGGCAGGAGGAGCTGCGCATGTCCCCCACCCCCCCGGCCCCCCGTGCCCCGGGACGGCCCGGCGCCCACCGGCGCCTCGCCGTCGCCGCCTCCCTGCTGGCCGTCCTGGCCGGCCTGGGCGTGGCCCCGGCGCCCGCCCCCGCCGGGCCCACCTCCCCGGTGCCCGCCTCCGTCGTACCCGCCGCCGCCGGGGCCCCCGGGCCCGGGTTCGGTGCCCCCGGCACGCCGGCCCGCCCGGGCTCGGAGCGCTACGTCCGCGACGCCTACGCCTCGGTGCTGGGCCGGGGCATCGACGAGCCCGGCCTGGCCTACTGGGGTGGCCGCCTCGACGGCGGGACCAGCCGGGCCACCTTCGCCAAGCTGCTGGTCCTCTCGCCCGAGTCGCTGCGGCGCCAGCTCCGGGCCCTCTACGAGGACGTGGGCATCACCCCCGGCCCCACCGACATCGGGACCGACGCCGAGGCCCTCCGCACCGGGGCCACCTCCCTGGAGGGGGTCCTGGTGCGCCTGCTCTCCACCGCCGAGTTCTCCGAGGGCCCCGGCGGGGGGACCCCCGAGGGCTTCGTGGCCGCCCTCTACGAGCGGGTCCTGGACCGGCCGGCCGAGCCGGCCGGCGCCGCCTACTGGGTGGGGCGCCTGGAGGCCGGGGCGTCCCGGTCCACCGTGGCCCGGGGCTTCGTGCTCTCGACCGACCGGCTCCGCACGGTGGTGGCCGCCGCCTACGACCAGGTCCTGGGGCGCACCACCGACGTGCCGGGCCGCGACTACTGGGTGGCCCGCATGGTGCGGGGCACCGGGCTCCTCGACCTGTTGCGGTACCTGCTCGACAGCGCCGAGGCGTGGTCCATGGGCTGCAGCCTGCTCGACGCCGGCCACTGCCTCCTGCCCTTCCCCAACGACCAGATGACCGTCCCCGACCCGTCGACCGACACCGGCCGCCGGGTGGTCCTCAAGTCGCCCTGGGTGCCCGCGCCGGTGGGCGGGCCCGCCTTCGACCCCTCCGAGTGGAACCGCCAGGACGGGTTCAGCCCGGGCTCGGCCATCATGGTCTCCAGCCGCGGCATCGACCCGGGGCAGTCGGGCCTGGCCCCCCTCACCGACATCGGGGCGTCGCTGGACCCCGACGCCCCCCTGGTGCTGGTCGACCTCGACACCGGCCAGCGCTGGCCCTACTGGGCCGAGCTGGACAGCAACGCCCCGGCCGGTCCCCAGCGCGCCCTGGTCGTCCGGCCCGCCCGCAACCTCCTCGACGGCCACACCTACGCGGTGGGCATCGGCCCCGTGCGGACCGCCTCGGGGGCGGCCGTCACCGCCCCGGCGGGGTTCCGGGTGTTCCGCGACCAGTTGCCCAGCGGCAGCCGCCGGGTCAACGAGCAGCGGGAGCCCACCGAGGCGGCCATCGACGCCGTGGTCGAGGCCGGCCTGGACCGCTCCACCCTCCACCTGGCCTGGACCTTCACCGTGGCCAGCACCCGCAACCTGGCCGAGCGCATCGTCCACATGCGCGACGAGACCCTGGGTGGCCCCGCCGGCCAGGTGGCCCCCGACTTCACCGTGACCGCGGTGGCACAGGGCGGCGACCAGACCACCCGGGTCGAGGGCACCTTCCAGGTGCCGCTGTACCTGACCGGCACCGGCGCCCCGGGCAGCCGCCTGCGCCTGGGCCCCGACCACCTGCCCGAGCCCCGGGGCACCGTCACCGCCCCCTTCGTGTGCACCGTGCCCGACTCGGCCCGCACCACGCCGGCCCGGGCCGGGCTCTACGGC
Coding sequences within:
- a CDS encoding adenosine kinase — protein: MTTPSYDVVGIGNALVDVLSHEDDAFLDTHDLTKGSMALVEDDRVEELYRAMAHRTEMSGGSAANTLVGVASFGGRAAYIGRVHDDELGTVFAHDLSSLDVAFTSPRATSGPATGRCLIVVTPDAQRTMSTYLGASSLLGPDHVDLDLVRDSQVTFLEGYLFDRDDAKAAYRVATAAAHEAGREVALTLSDGFCVERHRDDFLALIDGGVDILFANTDEITRLYQVDDVEDAVAKVRGRCKIACVTKGRHGSVVVAGDTTHHVAAHEVPKRVDTTGAGDLYASGFLYGYTQGMGLDRCGRLGSVAAAAVLGHTGARPGLSLAQLLHLVDA
- a CDS encoding DUF4214 domain-containing protein, with amino-acid sequence MSPTPPAPRAPGRPGAHRRLAVAASLLAVLAGLGVAPAPAPAGPTSPVPASVVPAAAGAPGPGFGAPGTPARPGSERYVRDAYASVLGRGIDEPGLAYWGGRLDGGTSRATFAKLLVLSPESLRRQLRALYEDVGITPGPTDIGTDAEALRTGATSLEGVLVRLLSTAEFSEGPGGGTPEGFVAALYERVLDRPAEPAGAAYWVGRLEAGASRSTVARGFVLSTDRLRTVVAAAYDQVLGRTTDVPGRDYWVARMVRGTGLLDLLRYLLDSAEAWSMGCSLLDAGHCLLPFPNDQMTVPDPSTDTGRRVVLKSPWVPAPVGGPAFDPSEWNRQDGFSPGSAIMVSSRGIDPGQSGLAPLTDIGASLDPDAPLVLVDLDTGQRWPYWAELDSNAPAGPQRALVVRPARNLLDGHTYAVGIGPVRTASGAAVTAPAGFRVFRDQLPSGSRRVNEQREPTEAAIDAVVEAGLDRSTLHLAWTFTVASTRNLAERIVHMRDETLGGPAGQVAPDFTVTAVAQGGDQTTRVEGTFQVPLYLTGTGAPGSRLRLGPDHLPEPRGTVTAPFVCTVPDSARTTPARAGLYGHGLLGNGSQANSGSVRPLAREHNMVFCGTDWAGMSDSDIGNVLEILSDLSQFPEMADRMQQGFLNFMVLGRLMTLPDGLVTHPAFQRPGGAPAIDGGDLTYYGLSQGGIMGGALVATSPDITRGVLGVPGMNYSTLLERSVDFDLFFTFLAPEYPSALDRILMISVIQMLWDRGEANGYANHMTADPLPGTPTHEVLLQVAFGDHQVTQYAAEVMARTYGAATNDPPLAPGRLPDVAPLWDIDRIGAYPYAGSAIVYWDSGTPAPPVANQPNRAGEDPHGDPRSDPDARDQISAFLQPDGPVVDVCGGGPCVADGT